The proteins below come from a single Terriglobales bacterium genomic window:
- a CDS encoding PTS fructose transporter subunit IIC, which yields MIEKLRKLRQHLLTGVSFAIPFIACGGMLIAIATTFAVASGHMTPKGPDFSQLPTLKLINDIGSASFSLMLPVLAGYIAYSIAGKPGLVAGFIGGYLSGQVNAGFLGAMLAGLLAGYVVDLIKRIPVPKYIRPVMPILVIPIVSATIIGVIMLKVLGVPIAHLMSAASAMLKSLSTGSSVILGMILGAMIAFDMGGPVNKTAFFFGAAMIREGDFSIMGACAAAICTPPLGMGLATLLRRKLWSQEEQEAGIAGLTMGLIGITEGAIPFAASDPLRVIPCLMLGSMVAAVIAILNGVGDQTPHGGPIVLPVVIHRWAYVLAILAGTAVTAISINILKSFTKSKPAQAEETV from the coding sequence ATGATTGAGAAGCTGAGGAAGCTGCGGCAGCACTTGCTGACTGGAGTCTCGTTCGCCATTCCCTTTATCGCCTGCGGCGGTATGTTGATCGCCATCGCCACCACCTTCGCCGTCGCCTCCGGGCACATGACGCCGAAGGGGCCCGATTTTTCTCAGTTACCGACTTTGAAGCTGATTAATGACATTGGCTCAGCCTCCTTCAGTCTGATGTTACCGGTGTTGGCTGGCTACATTGCTTATTCGATCGCCGGCAAGCCCGGCCTGGTCGCGGGTTTCATCGGCGGATATCTTTCCGGCCAGGTTAACGCCGGTTTTCTGGGAGCGATGCTAGCGGGACTGTTGGCCGGCTACGTGGTGGATCTCATTAAACGCATCCCTGTTCCCAAATATATCCGGCCGGTGATGCCCATCCTCGTCATTCCCATTGTTTCGGCAACCATCATCGGCGTCATCATGCTGAAGGTTCTCGGCGTGCCTATCGCTCATCTCATGAGCGCCGCCAGCGCAATGCTCAAATCCCTGAGCACGGGCAGCAGCGTAATTCTGGGAATGATTCTGGGAGCGATGATTGCCTTTGACATGGGTGGACCGGTGAACAAGACCGCCTTCTTCTTCGGAGCAGCCATGATCCGCGAGGGAGACTTCAGCATCATGGGTGCGTGTGCTGCGGCTATCTGCACGCCGCCCTTGGGCATGGGGTTGGCGACCCTGCTGCGAAGAAAGCTATGGAGTCAGGAGGAGCAGGAAGCCGGCATCGCCGGGTTGACCATGGGTCTGATCGGCATCACCGAGGGCGCCATCCCATTTGCCGCTTCCGATCCGCTGCGGGTAATTCCCTGCCTCATGCTCGGCTCCATGGTGGCTGCGGTCATCGCCATCCTGAATGGAGTCGGGGACCAGACGCCGCACGGTGGGCCGATTGTTCTTCCCGTTGTAATTCACCGCTGGGCCTATGTTCTGGCCATCCTTGCCGGAACGGCCGTGACCGCAATTTCGATCAACATTTTGAAGTCTTTCACCAAAAGCAAACCCGCACAAGCTGAGGAAACTGTATGA
- a CDS encoding PTS fructose transporter subunit IIB — MKIVAVTACPTGIAHTYMAAEQLEKAAKALGHQIKVETQGAMGIENELSESDIRQAQVAIFAVDIEVEKRERFNKVKIIQVPVQEAIKNPRGVFARIKE; from the coding sequence ATGAAGATCGTTGCTGTAACCGCGTGCCCTACAGGTATTGCACATACCTACATGGCCGCCGAACAGTTAGAGAAGGCCGCCAAGGCCCTGGGCCACCAGATCAAAGTGGAAACCCAGGGTGCGATGGGCATCGAAAACGAGCTGTCAGAGAGTGACATACGACAGGCGCAAGTCGCCATCTTTGCGGTTGATATAGAAGTGGAAAAGCGCGAACGATTCAACAAGGTAAAGATCATCCAGGTCCCCGTGCAGGAGGCCATCAAGAATCCGCGCGGTGTTTTTGCCAGAATAAAAGAATAA
- the ptsP gene encoding phosphoenolpyruvate--protein phosphotransferase, with amino-acid sequence MPPDVSRSLEFTFTCTLPSGLHARPASHLADLANKYASDSALTNLRNGLLANAKSVLAIISADVRQGDECRVRVSGADDEVVYATLRQFIEKDLPSLDETPAEFLTNGHGRALPRSLRQMEASCHFGVGVSQGIAQGKVVSLGSSVLPDSFAPDVNQPSDLPHEQEKIEKAIAAVRARIEALLLRQPVSTEAAILKAHLAIAGDISLKNKMTGIIADGRSAGQAIVEAGKFFIEMLRRSESLYIRERAIDMQEVCSQLLEEIYGAQFQPSSVLLQGPSIVVAETLGPQQLLALDRTCLKALVLERAGLTSHVVILARALGIPAVVGVKDASLVLTSGEEVIVDATRGVVLRQPTAQVDRFYEHELAMQHRRRDALSRYALRPAVTSDGQALEIGANVSSSAEVVSAFEKGADGIGLFRTEMLFVERASLPSEQEQFEAYSQSVRAASGRPVIIRTIDIGGDKPVPHLGLAQEANPFLGYRGVRIYAEHEELVRTQFRAILRASAFGPVRMMVPMISSLEEVLWIKAHLAHVQEELKGRSIAFDPAMQIGIMIEVPSVAFILDQLCQELDFFSIGTNDLAQYFLAVDRDNPKVARLSDVRHPGFIRFLKHIVEQVHKHGKWIGMCGEMASDIRHLPLLLALGLDEISVTASEIPTLKERVSRLSGKNCKELLLRVLICRETAGVEKLLVREPTVQSTPPLLDRELVIFDSESANKEEAVRELANALYVAGRTADPDAMEEAIWAREAVYSTAVGHSFAVPHCKTDAVMAGSLGIMKLKKPVAWDSPDGEPVQMVILLAFRESEANTRHMQVFSRLARKLMDEEFREGLSRLADAGSVLAYLAEQLNLSG; translated from the coding sequence ATGCCCCCCGATGTTTCCAGGTCGCTGGAGTTCACATTTACTTGCACCTTGCCGAGTGGACTTCATGCCCGGCCGGCAAGCCATCTGGCCGATCTGGCGAACAAGTATGCTTCCGACTCTGCTCTTACAAATTTGCGCAACGGTTTGCTCGCGAATGCAAAGAGCGTGCTGGCGATTATCTCAGCCGACGTCCGGCAGGGGGATGAATGCCGTGTACGCGTCAGCGGTGCCGACGATGAGGTGGTCTACGCCACTCTGCGCCAATTCATTGAAAAGGACCTGCCTTCGCTCGACGAGACCCCAGCGGAATTCCTGACCAATGGACATGGCAGGGCGCTGCCGCGATCGTTGCGGCAGATGGAAGCCAGTTGTCATTTTGGAGTGGGAGTGAGTCAAGGAATCGCGCAAGGCAAAGTGGTTTCGCTTGGCAGCAGCGTCCTTCCTGATAGCTTCGCGCCTGACGTGAACCAGCCCTCAGATCTTCCTCATGAGCAGGAGAAGATAGAGAAGGCCATCGCCGCCGTCCGTGCCCGGATCGAAGCGCTGCTGCTGCGGCAACCTGTATCCACGGAAGCCGCGATCCTTAAGGCGCACCTGGCTATTGCCGGTGATATTTCACTCAAAAATAAGATGACCGGGATCATCGCTGATGGCCGGTCAGCCGGCCAGGCAATCGTCGAAGCCGGCAAGTTCTTCATCGAGATGCTTCGCCGCTCAGAAAGTCTCTACATTCGTGAGCGGGCCATTGATATGCAAGAAGTCTGCTCCCAGTTATTGGAAGAGATCTATGGCGCTCAATTCCAGCCATCCTCCGTACTGTTGCAAGGCCCTTCGATTGTTGTGGCCGAGACTCTGGGGCCGCAGCAGTTGCTTGCGCTCGACCGCACCTGTCTGAAAGCTCTGGTGCTTGAGAGGGCCGGTCTGACCTCGCACGTTGTCATTCTTGCGCGCGCCCTGGGAATACCCGCGGTGGTGGGTGTAAAAGATGCGTCTCTTGTGCTGACCTCAGGCGAAGAGGTCATCGTGGATGCCACTCGCGGCGTCGTTCTTCGGCAACCTACCGCGCAGGTAGACCGCTTTTATGAGCACGAATTGGCAATGCAGCACCGCCGCCGGGATGCGTTGTCTCGCTATGCACTGCGCCCGGCGGTCACCAGCGATGGCCAGGCACTCGAGATTGGGGCCAATGTTTCCTCCAGCGCGGAAGTCGTCTCCGCATTCGAGAAGGGCGCCGACGGCATTGGTTTGTTCCGCACTGAGATGCTCTTTGTGGAGCGCGCGAGCTTGCCTTCAGAGCAGGAGCAGTTCGAGGCTTACTCGCAATCCGTGCGCGCAGCGAGTGGCAGGCCCGTAATCATTCGCACCATTGATATTGGCGGCGACAAGCCCGTGCCGCATCTGGGCTTAGCACAGGAGGCCAATCCCTTCCTCGGCTATCGTGGGGTCCGCATCTACGCTGAACATGAGGAGCTGGTCCGCACTCAATTTCGCGCCATCCTGCGGGCCTCGGCCTTCGGCCCTGTACGGATGATGGTGCCTATGATCTCCTCTCTTGAGGAAGTGTTATGGATCAAGGCCCACCTGGCCCACGTCCAGGAGGAACTCAAGGGCCGGAGCATTGCCTTTGATCCCGCCATGCAGATCGGCATCATGATTGAGGTGCCTTCCGTGGCCTTCATCCTCGATCAGCTCTGCCAGGAACTCGATTTCTTCAGCATCGGCACCAACGATCTGGCGCAATATTTCCTGGCCGTCGACCGCGATAACCCCAAGGTCGCCCGCCTTTCCGATGTCAGGCACCCGGGTTTTATCCGTTTTCTCAAGCACATCGTTGAGCAGGTCCATAAGCACGGCAAGTGGATAGGAATGTGCGGTGAAATGGCCAGCGACATTCGTCATCTGCCTCTGCTGCTGGCCTTAGGGCTCGATGAGATCAGCGTGACCGCTTCGGAAATTCCAACACTTAAGGAGAGAGTCTCCCGCCTCTCCGGCAAAAACTGCAAAGAACTTCTCTTACGTGTCCTTATCTGCCGGGAAACTGCAGGAGTGGAAAAGTTGCTGGTGCGTGAACCGACCGTGCAATCAACTCCACCGCTTCTGGATCGGGAGCTGGTCATCTTTGACAGCGAAAGCGCAAATAAAGAAGAGGCGGTCCGGGAACTCGCCAATGCGCTGTATGTCGCGGGCAGAACGGCGGATCCCGACGCCATGGAAGAAGCCATATGGGCGCGTGAAGCGGTGTATTCCACCGCAGTGGGACACAGCTTTGCCGTTCCCCATTGCAAGACCGATGCCGTCATGGCCGGGTCTCTCGGCATCATGAAATTGAAAAAACCCGTCGCGTGGGATTCCCCAGATGGCGAACCGGTGCAAATGGTAATCCTGCTGGCATTTCGCGAGAGCGAAGCCAACACCCGGCACATGCAGGTATTTTCCCGGCTCGCGCGAAAGTTGATGGATGAGGAGTTTCGCGAAGGGCTGAGCCGTCTCGCCGATGCAGGTTCCGTATTGGCCTATCTGGCCGAGCAACTGAACCTATCCGGGTAA
- a CDS encoding glycoside hydrolase family 38 C-terminal domain-containing protein, protein MVQNQNRLPLLLLVFLMMLGVAQGQTEKAQTKKAQSEKSSAPDLTKQPTLYVVGYAHLDTQWRWEYPQVIREYLPRTLHDNFDLFEKYPHYIFNFSGANRYRLMKEYYPADYEKLKQYVAAGRWFPAGSSMEEGDVNSPSAESILRHVLYGNQYFRRDFGKASAEYMLPDCFGFPASLPSILAHAGIKGFSTQKLTWGSSAPVGGPDSPEKTPVGTPFDVGIWEGPDGKSVLAGFNPGSYSADITTDLSKPLPPAPSINPPPNSSITPQQLELARYQGDWARRVQHNGEVSGLFTDYHYYGTGDIGGSPREPAVNLLEAILTKSEAVLPRPRMPGQPQQAASAQSGPPVKVGDGPVNIISSNADQMFLDIRPEQTAKLPRYKGELELTNHSAGSLSSQAYRKRWNRKNELLADAAEKASLAASWLGARPYPLERLNNAWTLVMGGQFHDIMAGTATPKAYEFSWNDDVIAMNQFADVLTSATEAVASAMDTQTKGTPIVVYNPLNIEREDLVEAEVSFPDGTPKAVRVFGPDGKEVAAQLSGDLKVLFLAKTPSVGYSVYDVQPADSAPPADSPLKVSESSLENARYRVKLNDNGDVASIFDKSINKELLSAPARLALQTEHPHDWPAWNMDWADQQKPPRTYVSGPPKVRIVENGPARVSVEVSRQAEDSNFVQSIRLAAGDAGNRVEFGNVIDWKAKAAALKATFPLTASNPQATYNWDIGTIQRGNNDEKKFEVASHQWFDLTDKGGAYGVTVLSDCKYGSDKPDDNTLRLTLVYTPGLGEGNGRGYSDQTTQDWGHHDFIFGLAGHAGDWKQAQTDWQAYRLNQPLIAFESSKHPGALGKSFSLFKVDNSRVRVLALKKAEQSDELIVRLVELDGKPAPKVHISFASPITAARKVNGQEMPLGKATLSKGALLVSFNPYEVHSFAVKLSPPPAKAAAPQSQPVTLAYDRPVATVPETKTKSDIGFDSQGRALPAEMLPSEISYDGIHFSLAPGGEAKPNAVTAKGQTITLPDGNFNRVYLLAASADGDQKAAFRIGDQSVDLTIQDWGGYIGQWDNRIWNKREEPVPPRPGAPAPAPGTPPRMRTVLDYTGLTPGFIKRAPLAWFASHHHNADGSDEPYAYSYLFAYPIEIQANAKTLTLPDNDKIRILAVTVANESEKVRPAQPLYDTLERH, encoded by the coding sequence ATGGTGCAAAACCAGAACCGTTTGCCTTTACTGCTGTTGGTATTCCTAATGATGTTGGGCGTAGCCCAGGGCCAAACAGAAAAAGCCCAAACCAAAAAAGCCCAAAGCGAAAAATCATCAGCCCCCGACCTGACCAAACAGCCAACCCTCTACGTCGTTGGCTACGCCCATCTCGATACCCAATGGCGATGGGAATATCCGCAGGTCATCCGGGAATATCTGCCCAGGACTTTGCACGACAACTTCGATCTCTTTGAGAAGTATCCGCATTACATCTTCAATTTCAGCGGCGCCAACCGCTATCGCCTGATGAAGGAGTATTATCCCGCCGACTACGAAAAGCTTAAGCAATATGTGGCCGCGGGCCGCTGGTTCCCGGCGGGCTCTTCGATGGAAGAGGGCGACGTCAACTCCCCATCGGCGGAGTCGATTTTGCGTCACGTCCTTTATGGCAACCAGTATTTTCGCCGCGACTTCGGCAAGGCCAGCGCAGAATACATGCTGCCCGATTGTTTCGGATTTCCGGCATCTTTGCCCAGCATTCTCGCTCACGCCGGCATCAAAGGTTTTTCCACGCAAAAACTAACCTGGGGATCATCGGCTCCGGTCGGCGGTCCTGATTCACCGGAAAAAACGCCGGTAGGCACTCCTTTCGACGTTGGCATTTGGGAGGGCCCCGACGGAAAGAGCGTGTTGGCCGGCTTTAATCCCGGCAGCTACAGCGCGGATATAACCACCGATCTCAGCAAGCCGCTTCCGCCTGCGCCTTCCATAAATCCGCCGCCCAATTCCTCCATAACGCCGCAGCAGTTGGAGTTGGCAAGATACCAGGGAGACTGGGCTCGCCGAGTTCAGCACAATGGAGAAGTCAGCGGCCTTTTCACCGACTACCACTACTACGGGACCGGCGATATCGGCGGCTCGCCGCGTGAGCCTGCGGTAAACCTGCTGGAAGCAATTTTGACCAAGAGTGAAGCCGTGCTGCCCCGACCGCGCATGCCTGGCCAGCCGCAGCAGGCAGCTTCCGCACAGTCCGGCCCTCCGGTCAAGGTGGGCGATGGCCCGGTCAATATCATCTCCTCGAATGCCGATCAGATGTTTCTCGACATACGTCCGGAGCAAACTGCAAAGCTGCCGCGTTACAAAGGTGAACTTGAGTTAACCAATCACTCTGCTGGTTCGCTCTCCTCTCAGGCTTACCGTAAGCGCTGGAACCGCAAGAACGAGCTGCTGGCCGATGCGGCCGAAAAAGCTTCGCTCGCAGCTTCCTGGCTGGGTGCTCGTCCTTATCCGCTCGAACGTCTGAACAATGCCTGGACTCTGGTGATGGGCGGGCAATTCCACGACATCATGGCTGGAACCGCAACTCCCAAAGCCTATGAATTTTCCTGGAACGATGACGTTATCGCGATGAACCAGTTTGCCGATGTGCTGACCAGCGCTACCGAAGCCGTAGCCTCGGCCATGGACACACAGACCAAAGGCACGCCGATTGTCGTCTACAATCCGCTGAACATTGAGCGCGAAGACTTGGTTGAAGCTGAGGTCTCATTTCCGGATGGAACGCCGAAAGCCGTTCGCGTCTTTGGCCCCGATGGCAAAGAGGTTGCTGCGCAGTTGAGCGGCGATCTTAAGGTGCTCTTTCTTGCCAAAACGCCTTCCGTGGGATACTCCGTGTACGATGTGCAGCCCGCGGACTCTGCTCCTCCGGCAGATTCTCCTCTTAAGGTTTCCGAATCGTCGCTCGAAAACGCTCGCTATCGCGTGAAGCTTAATGACAACGGCGATGTGGCCAGCATCTTCGACAAGAGTATCAACAAAGAATTGCTTTCGGCTCCGGCGCGTTTGGCTCTTCAAACCGAACATCCGCATGACTGGCCGGCCTGGAACATGGATTGGGCCGACCAACAGAAGCCGCCGCGCACTTACGTCTCAGGACCGCCGAAGGTCCGAATCGTCGAGAACGGCCCCGCGCGTGTAAGTGTGGAAGTCTCACGCCAGGCTGAGGACTCGAACTTTGTTCAGTCCATCCGTCTTGCGGCAGGTGATGCCGGCAATCGCGTGGAGTTTGGCAATGTCATCGACTGGAAGGCAAAAGCAGCCGCCTTAAAAGCCACATTCCCATTGACGGCCTCGAATCCACAGGCAACCTACAATTGGGATATCGGTACAATTCAGCGCGGCAACAATGATGAAAAGAAATTTGAAGTTGCTTCGCACCAGTGGTTCGATCTTACCGACAAGGGCGGAGCTTACGGTGTGACCGTGCTTTCCGACTGCAAATACGGCTCCGATAAACCTGACGACAACACGTTGCGTCTCACGCTGGTCTACACTCCGGGGTTGGGCGAAGGCAACGGCAGGGGCTACAGCGACCAGACCACGCAGGATTGGGGACATCACGATTTCATCTTTGGTCTTGCAGGCCATGCCGGTGATTGGAAGCAGGCGCAGACTGACTGGCAGGCTTATCGCCTCAATCAGCCGCTGATTGCATTTGAGAGCTCAAAACATCCGGGCGCTTTGGGAAAGAGTTTTTCTCTCTTCAAGGTCGATAACAGCCGCGTGCGCGTCCTTGCGCTGAAAAAAGCCGAGCAGAGCGATGAGCTTATCGTCCGTCTGGTTGAGCTCGATGGAAAACCCGCGCCCAAGGTTCACATCTCCTTTGCTTCTCCAATCACCGCCGCGCGCAAAGTCAACGGCCAGGAGATGCCCTTGGGCAAAGCTACTCTAAGCAAAGGCGCATTGCTCGTAAGCTTCAATCCCTACGAAGTGCACAGTTTCGCTGTGAAGCTCAGCCCACCGCCCGCAAAGGCCGCAGCTCCTCAATCGCAACCGGTCACATTGGCTTACGACCGTCCCGTAGCCACCGTGCCCGAAACGAAGACGAAATCCGATATCGGCTTCGATTCTCAAGGCCGTGCCTTGCCGGCTGAGATGCTGCCCAGTGAAATCAGCTACGATGGCATTCACTTCAGCCTTGCTCCTGGCGGGGAGGCGAAGCCCAACGCCGTTACTGCCAAAGGCCAGACCATTACGCTCCCCGATGGAAACTTCAACCGTGTGTATCTGCTGGCCGCATCAGCAGACGGCGATCAAAAAGCCGCTTTTCGCATTGGCGACCAGTCTGTCGATCTTACGATTCAAGATTGGGGTGGTTACATCGGGCAGTGGGATAACCGCATCTGGAACAAGCGCGAAGAGCCGGTCCCGCCCAGGCCTGGCGCTCCTGCCCCGGCGCCTGGAACACCGCCACGCATGAGGACCGTGCTCGACTACACCGGCCTTACGCCCGGGTTCATCAAACGTGCGCCCCTGGCATGGTTTGCTTCCCATCACCACAATGCCGACGGCTCTGATGAGCCCTACGCATACTCGTATTTATTTGCGTATCCAATCGAAATTCAGGCTAATGCGAAGACGCTCACCCTGCCCGATAACGACAAGATCCGCATTCTGGCGGTCACTGTGGCGAATGAGAGTGAAAAAGTGCGCCCGGCCCAACCTCTGTATGACACGCTGGAGAGGCATTGA
- a CDS encoding protein-disulfide reductase DsbD domain-containing protein, whose translation MKLTRFFLCLLLVSLPVCQTLADDLSTGPASSSSGYVSALPATEITVSAGRPGTAKLNFSVKSGYHINSNHPNSDLQIPTKLRLDPPTDIGIGEVTYPQGTELSLTFAPNQKFSVYTGEFSIVASVSAVRSATPGNYRVHGVLNYQACSDRACYPPKQLPVSFDVKVLRSRIPSDKPRVRNPPQSPHIHN comes from the coding sequence ATGAAACTAACCCGCTTCTTTTTGTGCCTGCTTTTGGTTTCTTTGCCGGTCTGCCAAACGCTGGCCGATGATTTATCCACCGGCCCGGCTTCTTCCAGTTCTGGCTACGTCTCTGCCCTGCCCGCGACCGAGATCACGGTGAGCGCCGGCAGACCGGGAACAGCAAAACTGAACTTCAGCGTCAAGAGCGGCTATCACATCAATTCCAACCATCCCAACTCTGACCTGCAGATTCCCACGAAGCTCAGGCTCGATCCACCGACAGATATCGGCATTGGAGAGGTCACCTATCCCCAGGGCACGGAGCTTAGCCTCACCTTTGCACCCAACCAGAAGTTCAGCGTATATACCGGTGAATTCAGCATTGTGGCCAGCGTGAGCGCGGTCCGCTCGGCCACGCCGGGAAATTATCGCGTCCACGGAGTCCTGAACTATCAGGCTTGCAGCGATCGCGCCTGCTATCCGCCAAAACAGTTGCCGGTGAGCTTTGATGTCAAAGTATTGCGCTCGCGGATTCCTTCCGACAAGCCCCGGGTGCGTAATCCGCCGCAGAGCCCGCATATTCATAATTGA
- a CDS encoding TlpA disulfide reductase family protein, with translation MKRNVVVLFVIIFTVAFMVYLGARLSRKNVQVNGIVPEQASAMKGNVAPDFELSTLDGKPVKLSGYRGKAVLLNFWATWCGPCKVETPWLVDFYKQYQPQGLEIVGVAMDDAGSQDEIAKFVKDMNINYTIVQGTEKVGDAYGGVDGLPSSFFIDRNGKIVDMTLGLRGRSDLEDDIKKALGAPLQTASASNTVAK, from the coding sequence GTGAAACGTAACGTCGTTGTTCTGTTCGTCATCATCTTTACGGTAGCGTTCATGGTCTACCTGGGCGCGCGACTTTCACGCAAAAATGTGCAGGTCAACGGCATTGTGCCGGAGCAGGCATCGGCTATGAAGGGCAACGTGGCGCCGGATTTTGAACTCAGCACCCTGGATGGCAAGCCCGTCAAGCTTTCTGGTTATCGTGGGAAAGCGGTACTGCTGAACTTTTGGGCGACCTGGTGTGGTCCGTGTAAGGTTGAGACCCCGTGGCTGGTCGATTTCTACAAACAATACCAGCCCCAGGGGCTGGAAATCGTTGGGGTCGCCATGGACGACGCCGGCAGTCAGGACGAGATCGCCAAGTTCGTCAAAGATATGAACATCAACTACACCATTGTGCAAGGCACGGAAAAAGTAGGCGATGCTTATGGAGGAGTTGATGGACTTCCTTCCAGTTTCTTCATTGACCGCAACGGCAAAATTGTAGACATGACGCTCGGGCTCAGAGGGCGTAGCGATTTGGAAGACGATATTAAGAAGGCCTTAGGGGCGCCGTTGCAGACAGCTTCTGCCAGCAATACTGTGGCAAAATAG
- a CDS encoding cytochrome c biogenesis protein CcdA, which yields MSSLPLPIAAFLAGLISFLSPCVLPLVPGYVSLISGAGMEELKEGTPQLRKVVMLNSIMFILGFSVIFISLGAAAAGVGSLFGSHRSLLLRIGGVVIILFGLHLTGLVPIKMLYADKRMHSLKANASLAGAFLVGLAFAFGWSPCVGPILSLILGLAAVQGGVTKSVFLLGLYSLGLAVPFLLTTVAIGRFFSFYTRIRQHLHKIEVGSGVIMMALGVLIVSGHFLKINGWLNKLPFFQNIVEKFL from the coding sequence ATGTCCTCATTACCTTTACCTATTGCTGCATTTTTGGCGGGGCTGATTTCGTTCCTCTCGCCGTGTGTTCTGCCGCTGGTTCCCGGGTATGTGTCGCTGATCTCGGGGGCCGGGATGGAAGAGCTGAAAGAAGGCACCCCGCAATTGCGGAAAGTGGTGATGCTGAATTCCATCATGTTCATTCTGGGGTTCAGCGTGATATTTATCTCTCTGGGAGCCGCCGCCGCCGGCGTGGGATCGCTCTTCGGAAGCCATCGCAGCCTCTTGTTGCGGATCGGCGGTGTGGTCATTATCCTGTTTGGCCTGCACCTGACCGGACTGGTTCCTATCAAGATGCTCTACGCCGATAAGCGCATGCACAGCCTGAAGGCCAACGCGTCCCTGGCCGGGGCCTTTTTGGTAGGACTGGCATTCGCCTTCGGATGGAGCCCATGCGTAGGACCGATCCTGAGTCTTATTCTGGGCCTGGCCGCCGTACAAGGGGGGGTGACGAAAAGCGTTTTCCTGCTGGGGCTCTACTCGCTGGGATTGGCCGTGCCCTTTCTGCTCACCACGGTTGCCATTGGACGTTTCTTCTCTTTTTATACCCGTATTCGCCAGCATCTGCACAAAATTGAAGTGGGCAGCGGCGTGATCATGATGGCACTGGGAGTGTTGATTGTTTCCGGGCATTTTTTAAAAATCAACGGTTGGTTGAATAAGCTCCCTTTCTTCCAGAACATCGTAGAAAAATTTTTATGA
- a CDS encoding FAD-binding oxidoreductase: MVGSVALVVSSRASGRLVQEPESIQVNDIHSQLNSTRVLRTLQPRSLEDVQSIVRAARKDRKAISVAGGRHAMGGQQFGTDTLLIDIRKLSQVLNLDCKRGIIEVEAGIEWPELIDGYLTLQNGDGQPWGIAQKQTGADRLTLAGTIAANAHGRGLKMKPFISDVESFVLVDATGTARRCSRTENPDLFRLVHGGYGLFGVVTSVQLRLAPRKKVERVVEIRTVDDLIVAFEKRIADGFLYGDFQFSIEHDSEDFLHKGVFSCYRPVAMETLIPPTEKQLTDENWRQLLFLAHTNEKKAFERYADYYLSTNGQIYWSDTHQLSSYPDNYHREIDRRLHAPYPATEMITEINVPRPMLKGFLDEVREDFRKNRVELIYGTVRLIERDDESFLPWAKQPYACTIFNLHTVHSPKGLQRSEDAFRRLIDMAARRGGTYYLTYHRYASRKEVETCYPQFAEFLRLKKKYDPEERFQSDWYRHYRTMFADSL, from the coding sequence ATGGTTGGTTCAGTTGCTCTTGTGGTTTCATCGCGTGCCTCTGGAAGACTGGTGCAAGAACCTGAATCGATCCAGGTCAACGACATTCATTCCCAACTCAATTCCACCCGGGTGCTGCGAACTCTACAGCCACGTTCTCTGGAAGATGTGCAGAGCATAGTTCGTGCTGCCCGCAAAGATCGAAAGGCAATCTCAGTTGCGGGTGGGCGGCACGCGATGGGAGGGCAACAGTTTGGTACTGACACGTTGCTGATTGATATCCGGAAGCTGAGCCAGGTGCTCAATCTGGATTGCAAGCGTGGAATTATTGAAGTTGAAGCGGGGATTGAGTGGCCAGAACTGATTGACGGTTATCTCACCCTGCAAAATGGGGATGGCCAGCCTTGGGGAATTGCCCAGAAACAAACCGGTGCGGATCGCTTGACGCTGGCCGGTACAATTGCGGCGAATGCGCATGGCCGCGGTCTGAAAATGAAGCCCTTTATCAGCGACGTCGAATCCTTTGTTCTTGTAGACGCGACGGGGACTGCCCGCAGGTGTAGCCGAACGGAGAACCCTGACCTATTTCGGCTGGTTCACGGTGGATATGGCCTCTTTGGAGTTGTTACTTCAGTGCAATTGCGCCTGGCGCCGAGAAAGAAGGTCGAGCGCGTGGTGGAAATTCGGACCGTGGACGACCTGATTGTCGCGTTTGAGAAGCGCATTGCAGACGGATTTCTATATGGCGATTTCCAATTCTCCATCGAGCATGACTCGGAAGACTTTCTACACAAAGGTGTTTTCTCCTGCTATCGGCCAGTAGCCATGGAGACGCTAATACCCCCCACAGAGAAGCAACTGACCGATGAGAACTGGAGACAGCTTTTGTTTCTCGCTCACACAAATGAGAAAAAGGCATTCGAAAGATACGCAGATTACTATCTCTCGACGAATGGGCAGATATACTGGTCGGACACCCACCAGTTGAGTAGTTACCCCGACAATTACCATCGCGAAATCGACCGGAGGCTCCACGCTCCTTATCCTGCGACTGAGATGATCACTGAGATCAACGTCCCAAGGCCGATGCTGAAGGGCTTTCTCGATGAGGTGCGGGAAGACTTTCGCAAAAACAGGGTCGAGCTGATTTATGGCACTGTGCGGCTTATCGAGCGCGATGATGAAAGCTTTTTGCCCTGGGCGAAGCAGCCATATGCGTGCACGATCTTTAACCTACATACGGTTCACAGCCCCAAAGGGCTTCAGCGTTCGGAGGATGCCTTTCGAAGGCTCATCGACATGGCAGCACGCCGTGGAGGTACGTACTATCTGACCTATCACCGTTATGCCAGCCGGAAGGAGGTTGAAACCTGCTATCCACAATTCGCAGAATTCCTCCGGCTGAAAAAGAAGTACGACCCTGAGGAGCGTTTTCAAAGCGACTGGTACAGACACTACAGAACTATGTTCGCGGACAGCCTTTGA